One window of Gemmatimonadaceae bacterium genomic DNA carries:
- a CDS encoding NifU family protein — MSTGTSTATPPVSAPVAPETELARRAKAVEAALTEVKGMPIDHRTRATALKDAVEAFHTAGLTQIVRTLKADPRGKELLLEMVDDPSIYALFAMHGIVRADLRTRVARVVETVRPYTQSHGGDVELVDVRDGIVYVRMAGACNGCSMSAVTLRNGVEEALREQCPEVTAIEVVPTEPAPAAVPLVSIQRGGANAGWLEGPSLDDLVEGKPFRMEMQDGRSLVLLRFGEQVSAFHNECAHQGLPIDGGMVDAEARTITCPWHGFRFDCTTGECLTAPQAQLEQVPLRLDGGRVLVRPS; from the coding sequence ATGAGCACCGGGACCAGCACCGCGACCCCGCCGGTCAGCGCGCCCGTCGCGCCCGAGACCGAGCTCGCCCGGCGCGCCAAGGCCGTCGAGGCCGCGCTGACCGAGGTGAAGGGCATGCCGATCGACCACCGCACGCGCGCCACCGCGCTCAAGGATGCGGTCGAGGCGTTCCACACGGCGGGGCTCACGCAGATCGTGCGCACGCTGAAGGCCGACCCGCGCGGCAAGGAACTGCTGCTGGAGATGGTGGACGACCCGAGCATCTACGCGCTCTTCGCGATGCACGGCATCGTGCGGGCCGACCTGCGCACCCGCGTGGCCCGCGTGGTCGAGACGGTGCGGCCGTACACCCAGTCGCACGGCGGCGACGTGGAGCTGGTGGACGTCCGCGACGGCATCGTCTACGTGCGGATGGCCGGCGCCTGCAACGGCTGCAGCATGAGCGCCGTCACCCTGCGCAACGGCGTCGAGGAGGCGCTGCGGGAGCAGTGTCCCGAAGTCACGGCGATCGAGGTGGTGCCGACCGAGCCGGCGCCCGCCGCCGTCCCGCTGGTGTCGATTCAGCGCGGTGGGGCGAACGCCGGCTGGCTCGAGGGCCCGTCCCTCGACGACCTCGTCGAGGGCAAGCCGTTCCGGATGGAAATGCAGGACGGCAGGAGCCTCGTGCTGCTGCGCTTCGGGGAGCAGGTGTCGGCCTTCCACAACGAGTGCGCCCACCAGGGCCTGCCGATCGACGGTGGCATGGTGGATGCCGAGGCACGCACCATCACCTGCCCGTGGCACGGGTTCCGCTTCGACTGCACGACCGGTGAATGCCTCACCGCGCCGCAGGCGCAGCTCGAGCAGGTGCCGCTGCGGCTGGATGGCGGCCGCGTGCTGGTGCGTCCTTCGTGA
- a CDS encoding hydrogenase maturation protease, with the protein MRREVEFTDHGYLVLQAEVAQEFFPFDVLVALRRGPELWLLPTRGAAAGGLILKQRNLRGDRSVLVRETLDDAVPVGTRPAFWDAANGALRVALAESDA; encoded by the coding sequence ATGCGGCGTGAGGTCGAGTTCACCGACCATGGCTACCTCGTGCTGCAGGCCGAGGTGGCGCAGGAGTTCTTCCCGTTCGACGTGCTGGTCGCGCTGCGCCGCGGACCGGAGCTCTGGCTCCTGCCCACGCGGGGCGCCGCCGCCGGCGGGTTGATCCTCAAGCAGCGCAACCTGCGCGGCGACCGCAGCGTGCTGGTGCGCGAGACACTCGACGACGCCGTGCCGGTGGGCACCCGCCCCGCATTCTGGGACGCAGCCAACGGCGCCCTCCGCGTTGCGCTGGCGGAGTCCGATGCCTGA
- a CDS encoding hydrogenase maturation protease, with the protein MRDVRSERSSATVATSNEADRDAASDECRQQTVHATLAHDASGPVNFAGPVRTLIIGCGNILRGDDAVGPVFVRHLWERGLPDGVRCADGGTGGMDVAFQMRGVPHVILVDACRSGSEPGALFKLPGTEVEHLPPLAGINLHAFRWDHALAFARWLLKDDYPQSITVYLIEGEHFTVGEALSPAVETAMHTLADLLLAELHHDAA; encoded by the coding sequence ATGCGAGACGTGAGGAGCGAGCGTAGCAGCGCGACGGTCGCGACGAGCAACGAAGCAGATCGGGATGCAGCGTCCGACGAATGCCGCCAACAGACTGTTCACGCGACGCTGGCACACGACGCGTCGGGCCCGGTGAACTTCGCCGGGCCCGTTCGCACGTTGATCATCGGGTGTGGAAACATCCTGCGCGGCGACGATGCCGTGGGCCCGGTGTTCGTGCGCCACCTCTGGGAACGCGGGCTCCCCGACGGCGTGCGCTGCGCCGACGGCGGCACCGGCGGCATGGATGTGGCCTTCCAGATGCGCGGCGTGCCGCACGTCATCCTCGTCGATGCCTGCCGCAGCGGCTCGGAACCGGGGGCGCTGTTCAAGCTCCCCGGCACCGAGGTGGAACACCTCCCGCCACTCGCAGGCATCAACCTGCACGCATTCCGCTGGGACCACGCCCTGGCCTTCGCGCGCTGGCTGCTCAAGGACGACTACCCGCAGTCGATCACGGTCTACCTCATCGAGGGCGAGCACTTCACCGTCGGCGAGGCACTCTCTCCCGCCGTCGAGACCGCGATGCACACGCTGGCCGACCTGCTGCTCGCCGAGCTGCACCACGATGCGGCGTGA
- a CDS encoding nickel-dependent hydrogenase large subunit: MPDTMRISPLGRVEGDLDLRVTLRDGVVTDAWTEASMFRGFEIILRGKDPQAGLIVTPRICGICGGSHLYKACYALDTAWRTHVPRNATLIRNIAQACETLLSIPRWFYALFAIDLTNKNYAHLPEYDEVVRRFAPFVGTSYEPGVTLSAKPVEIYALFGGQWPHSSFMIPGGVMCAPTLSDVTRAIAILDHWKREWLEKQWLGCSVERWMQIKSWNDLLVWADENDSQRNSDCGLFLRFALRAGLDKFGQGCGSFISTGTFFQPELYENPTVEGRNAALISRSGIYDGGKRAFHEFDHLNVREDITNSFYRGQSLLHPWQGETDPIDPLDGHKQGKYSWAKSPRYNVPGTGAMPLEAGPLSRQVMAGQPGTGGPGDHDPFMLDAIQTVGPSVLTRVMARMHEAPKYSMWVRQWLDQLDLHDKFYTKPTEHTECRGFGSTEAARGALSDWIVISNGRIENYQVITPTAWNIGPRDGTGTNGPMEQAFIGTEITDPTDPVEMGIVARSFDSCLVCTVHAYDEKTGKELSSFRIGEMG, encoded by the coding sequence ATGCCGGACACGATGCGCATCAGCCCGCTCGGACGCGTCGAGGGTGACCTCGACCTGCGCGTCACGCTGCGGGATGGTGTCGTCACGGATGCGTGGACGGAAGCATCGATGTTCCGCGGGTTCGAGATCATCCTCCGCGGCAAGGATCCGCAGGCCGGCCTGATCGTGACGCCGCGCATCTGCGGCATCTGCGGCGGCTCGCACCTGTACAAGGCCTGCTACGCCCTCGACACCGCCTGGCGCACGCACGTGCCGCGCAACGCGACGCTGATCCGCAACATCGCGCAGGCCTGCGAGACGCTCCTCAGCATCCCGCGCTGGTTCTACGCGCTGTTCGCGATCGACCTCACCAACAAGAACTACGCGCACCTCCCCGAGTACGACGAGGTGGTGCGCCGCTTTGCCCCGTTCGTCGGCACCAGCTACGAGCCCGGCGTCACGCTCTCGGCCAAGCCGGTCGAGATCTACGCGCTGTTCGGCGGGCAGTGGCCGCACTCGAGCTTCATGATCCCCGGCGGCGTGATGTGCGCCCCCACGCTCTCCGACGTGACGCGTGCGATTGCCATCCTCGACCACTGGAAGCGGGAGTGGCTGGAGAAGCAGTGGCTGGGCTGCTCGGTGGAGCGGTGGATGCAGATCAAGAGCTGGAACGACCTGCTGGTGTGGGCCGACGAGAACGACAGCCAGCGCAACTCCGACTGCGGCCTCTTCCTGCGCTTCGCGCTGCGCGCCGGGCTGGACAAGTTCGGCCAGGGCTGCGGCTCGTTCATCTCCACCGGCACGTTCTTCCAGCCGGAGCTCTACGAGAACCCGACCGTCGAGGGTCGCAACGCCGCCCTCATCAGCCGCTCGGGCATCTACGACGGTGGCAAGCGCGCGTTCCACGAGTTCGACCACCTGAACGTGCGTGAGGACATCACGAACTCGTTCTACCGCGGCCAGAGCCTGCTGCACCCGTGGCAGGGCGAGACCGACCCGATCGACCCGCTGGACGGCCACAAGCAGGGCAAGTACTCGTGGGCCAAGTCGCCGCGCTACAACGTGCCCGGCACCGGTGCCATGCCACTCGAGGCCGGCCCGCTGTCTCGCCAGGTCATGGCCGGCCAGCCCGGCACCGGCGGCCCGGGTGACCACGACCCGTTCATGCTCGACGCCATCCAGACCGTCGGCCCGAGCGTGCTCACGCGCGTGATGGCCCGCATGCACGAGGCACCGAAGTACTCGATGTGGGTGCGCCAGTGGCTGGACCAGCTCGACCTGCACGACAAGTTCTACACCAAGCCGACCGAGCACACCGAATGCCGCGGCTTCGGCTCGACCGAGGCGGCCCGCGGCGCCCTCTCCGACTGGATCGTGATCAGCAACGGCCGCATCGAGAACTACCAGGTGATCACGCCGACGGCCTGGAACATCGGCCCGCGCGACGGCACCGGCACCAACGGCCCGATGGAGCAGGCCTTCATCGGCACCGAGATCACCGATCCTACCGACCCGGTCGAGATGGGGATCGTCGCCCGCTCGTTCGACTCGTGCCTGGTGTGCACCGTCCACGCCTACGACGAGAAGACCGGCAAGGAGCTCTCGAGCTTCCGCATCGGCGAGATGGGATGA
- a CDS encoding HypC/HybG/HupF family hydrogenase formation chaperone has protein sequence MCLAVPGQIVDIFEAHGTRMAKLDFGGIQKQVCLAYLPDAVVGDYAIVHVGFAISRIDEASAQETLRQFRELGILEEELGEATPEQYAAPHGESCDVVAP, from the coding sequence ATGTGCCTCGCCGTCCCCGGACAGATCGTCGACATCTTCGAAGCCCATGGCACCCGCATGGCGAAGCTCGACTTCGGCGGGATCCAGAAGCAGGTGTGCCTGGCCTACCTCCCCGACGCGGTGGTGGGCGACTACGCCATCGTGCACGTGGGCTTCGCCATCAGCCGCATCGACGAGGCCTCGGCGCAGGAGACGCTGCGCCAGTTCCGCGAGCTCGGCATCCTCGAGGAGGAGCTGGGCGAGGCCACGCCTGAGCAGTACGCCGCACCGCACGGCGAGAGCTGTGACGTGGTGGCGCCATGA
- a CDS encoding NHL repeat-containing protein, whose protein sequence is MKPIARLGAASPFGLALPSAQPTASQMYGPRGVWFDDEMLVVADSGNHRVLIWHGIPSTDGSDADVVLGQPDFTSEGPREAAHGLHLPTGVLVVEGNLCVADAWHHRVLVWDGVPRSSDVAPAYVIGQQTMADGLPNRGGDVTDAGLYWPYGIGWHAGTFWIADTGNRRVLGYRGLPTPDQPPEIVLGQADFSSNAENRGADVSAGSFRWPHAITGIGDALYVADAGNHRVLGWSPLPVSDGPATMVIGQPDFTSNTELPHRKQGAHRMRFPYGIASDGDLLAVGDTANNRVLFFPAPPPHGAGVPAAAVIGQADFDAAGENRWKAVADDTLCWPYGLWMHGGRLAIADSGNNRVMLWATAGITADLLTTS, encoded by the coding sequence GTGAAGCCGATCGCGCGACTCGGCGCCGCCTCGCCCTTCGGCCTCGCGCTGCCCTCGGCCCAGCCGACGGCGTCGCAGATGTACGGGCCACGCGGCGTCTGGTTCGATGACGAGATGCTGGTGGTCGCCGACAGCGGCAACCACCGGGTGCTGATCTGGCACGGCATCCCCTCCACCGATGGCAGTGATGCCGACGTGGTGCTGGGTCAGCCCGACTTCACCAGCGAGGGTCCGCGCGAGGCGGCGCACGGACTGCACCTCCCCACCGGCGTGCTGGTGGTGGAGGGCAACCTCTGCGTGGCCGACGCGTGGCACCACCGCGTGCTGGTGTGGGATGGCGTGCCCAGGTCGTCGGATGTCGCGCCGGCGTACGTCATCGGCCAGCAGACGATGGCCGACGGCCTCCCGAACCGTGGCGGTGATGTCACCGATGCTGGCCTGTACTGGCCATACGGCATCGGCTGGCACGCCGGCACGTTCTGGATCGCCGACACCGGCAACCGGCGCGTGCTGGGCTACCGCGGGCTTCCGACCCCCGACCAGCCCCCGGAGATCGTGCTCGGCCAGGCCGACTTCAGCAGCAACGCCGAGAACCGCGGTGCCGACGTGAGCGCCGGTTCGTTTCGCTGGCCCCACGCGATCACCGGCATCGGTGACGCGCTCTACGTGGCCGACGCGGGGAACCATCGCGTGCTGGGGTGGTCACCGCTGCCGGTGTCCGACGGCCCCGCCACGATGGTGATCGGCCAGCCCGACTTCACGTCGAACACCGAGCTGCCGCACCGGAAGCAGGGAGCGCACCGCATGCGCTTCCCGTACGGGATCGCCAGTGACGGCGACCTGCTCGCCGTGGGCGACACCGCCAACAACCGCGTGCTGTTCTTTCCCGCACCGCCGCCGCACGGAGCCGGTGTACCGGCCGCCGCGGTGATCGGGCAGGCCGACTTCGATGCCGCCGGCGAGAACCGCTGGAAGGCCGTGGCCGACGACACCCTCTGCTGGCCGTACGGGCTCTGGATGCATGGCGGCCGCCTCGCCATCGCCGATTCCGGCAACAACCGCGTGATGCTCTGGGCCACCGCCGGCATCACGGCCGACCTCCTCACCACGAGCTGA